A single genomic interval of Eleutherodactylus coqui strain aEleCoq1 chromosome 3, aEleCoq1.hap1, whole genome shotgun sequence harbors:
- the LOC136619882 gene encoding ficolin-1-B-like, with product MWTSLAAVLCLVTCIGSAEDSCPEVKYVAIGETEKLTILQGCPGLPGPPGPPGQKGEAGPIGEKGSKGDSGKAGPAGQPGEKGDPGLSAPVYARNCKELQDQGTVLTEWYEIYPDGKNPLRVYCDMDTDGGGWIVFQRRYDGSVDFYRDWNDYKRGFGNQLSEFWLGNDNIHRLTFSGTYKLRVDLTDFENQHTFAAYASFSLSGEADNYKLHIGNFTGGSAGDSLSFHNNLPFTTKDRDNDANPSSCATFYKGAWWYGNCYHSHLNGQYLKEPHSTNAKGVNWYTGKGLNYSYKITEMKFRPV from the exons AAGTGAAATACGTGGCAATTGGAGAGACTGAGAAGTTGACTATCCTCCAAGGATGTCCAGGTCTGCCTGGCCCTCCTGGACCTCCTGGACAAAAAGGTGAAGCCGGTCCCATAGGAGAGAAAG GATCTAAAGGAGACTCTGGGAAGGCTGGACCTGCAGGACAGCCAG GAGAGAAAGGAGACCCCGGCCTCTCCGCTCCAGTATATG CTCGAAATTGCAAGGAACTGCAGGACCAAGGGACGGTTCTTACTGAGTGGTACGAAATATACCCAGATGGAAAGAATCCACTTCGAGTCTATTGTGACATGGATACAGATGGAGGAGGATGGATT GTTTTTCAGAGACGGTATGATGGCAGTGTAGACTTTTACAGAGACTGGAATGATTACAAGCGAGGGTTTGGTAACCAACTAAGTGAGTTCTGGCTGGGAAATGATAATATTCACCGCCTCACATTTTCAG GAACCTATAAACTTCGAGTCGATCTGACAGATTTTGAAAATCAACACACTTTTGCTGCTTATGCTTCATTTTCCCTATCCGGAGAGGCTGACAATTATAAGCTGCACATTGGCAATTTCACTGGAGGCAGTGCAG GTGACTCCCTCAGTTTTCACAACAATCTCCCTTTCACAACCAAAGACAGAGACAATGATGCTAATCCAAGTAGTTGTGCAACATTTTATAAGGGTGCCTGGTGGTATGGAAACTGTTATCACTCCCATCTGAATGGACAGTATCTGAAAGAACCGCACAGCACGAATGCAAAAGGAGTTAATTGGTATACTGGAAAAGGATTGAATTATTCCTACAAAATAACAGAAATGAAGTTCAGGCCAGTTTAA